Below is a genomic region from Leptolyngbya iicbica LK.
CGTAGATGGCTAACATCGCTGGGGGAGCAGCTTCCGGTCTACTATGGCAGACCAGGCAAGACTCGTCTCTGATAATGATGGGCAAGGAACTGTAAAAGTAAAGTCCTTCTCCTGGCACCTCGCGATACCCAGACTGGCTAGACACCTCTGGATTGTCTAAATAATCTTGCACCAGCGTCGCTTCAAATTCATCGACCAGATCATCAGGATTGGTCGGATTCAGCACCGCCTCCTTGTAGCGATAGTCAAAATCGCCAGCTAAAGGATCAGCGGCATCCTGATTGGCCGCCGACATTAGTTCAAAGGTTCGCCGGGCGGCATAAGCAGGCACCATTTCCGGCCAGAATTCCGCTTCATTTTCGTAGCGCTCTAAGATGGGCAAAACTTCTTGGTCGGTGTAGCGGCGAACCGCCTGCATCGCTTCCATGAGCATGAGGCCTTCCGCATTCACTTTGCCCTCGGCTTGATACTGCAAAGCTTTGGATAGGAATAAGCCGCCCACGGCACTCCCCAGAATAAAAATCAGCAGCAGCAGAACGGTGAATTTGGGGGCGAGCTTGAGTCGATTAAACATGCTGAGCACTCGGATGGATGAGAAAGACCGGATGGGAGAAATCGCGATCGCGGATTGGGGTTCCCTCATTGAGAGCATACCCAGCGACATGAAAACAGTCTGAGAGCAATGTTAAGGATGAGCGGTCAAACGCATTGACTCCTTCGACCGACTGTTGATTCTGATCCTATTCAGCCATGTTTGAAAATGGGTGCTCATCACCCAAGTTACGTAAAAAATTTATCCAGCAGCCAACTGGTCGGATAAAGCATTGGGGGCAGAAATCGCCAGCCTGCTGGTCAGCAGATTGTTAATCCTTCGGGGCAGCAACGCCCTTTATCCCCATCGCGGACTGGTAGGGTGTGGCAGCTCTTGAGGGCCACTATTGTAAGTGTCGCTGCTGTTGTCGCATGGCCTGTTTGGCCTGTTTTTCGGGTGTCATGTCGGCGTAGCAGTGGGGACAAGAGATGCCCGGTTGATAGTGAGGATGGGCGCGATCGCCTTCACTCACGGGATTACCGCAGGCGTAGCAGAGTTCGTGACTGCCCGGTTGCAAACCATGCCGCACGGCTACCCGCTCATCAAACACAAAACA
It encodes:
- a CDS encoding c-type heme family protein, with translation MREPQSAIAISPIRSFSSIRVLSMFNRLKLAPKFTVLLLLIFILGSAVGGLFLSKALQYQAEGKVNAEGLMLMEAMQAVRRYTDQEVLPILERYENEAEFWPEMVPAYAARRTFELMSAANQDAADPLAGDFDYRYKEAVLNPTNPDDLVDEFEATLVQDYLDNPEVSSQSGYREVPGEGLYFYSSLPIIIRDESCLVCHSRPEAAPPAMLAIYGRENGFDWELNQVLGTQIVYVPAEDVFTGARQAWGGVMGLFIVVFAIALFGINVLLKPLVIKPLQGLAKLSEKLASDDIQTVEELDQAESRKLTAVVNRQDELGQLGQVFQKMVNEVIARQQRLRQQIRDLKIEIDQTRKSKEVEEIVETDYFQNLQQKAKEFRSRKADEDEADS